A region from the Cryptosporangium arvum DSM 44712 genome encodes:
- a CDS encoding Hsp70 family protein: MSAIGIDLGTTFSAAAGVAKNGEPYILHNREGHSTTPSVVCFRDDKPVVGMAARRSVTAAPTDCVEFVKRYMGDPTWRFPTASGEEFSAEQISAMILKRVAEDASAALGEPASEAVITVPAYFDDARRKATADAGEIAGLDVLRVLNEPTAAALAFGYNADREETLLVYDLGGGTFDCTVMRMGHGRFDVLATAGDRNLGGFDFDNALMIHVSELMQKATGLWLLSPGLDDGETEAVLREHCEQAKRQLSTLPEAKISMEVDGGDHMVTVTRPTFEALTRPLLRRTEEIVQEVMEEAGIGFGRLGSVLMVGGSTRMPMVTTMVEKVTGVRADRSVHPDEAVALGAAVLADVLSNARRHPESRPRRTVTVNDVTSQGVGVVARARESGEQVNSIVIPRNTPIPCQGRRRFRTLAENQREVLLVVTEGDDTDLRFATVVGSARLAIPQALGAVEFDIVISYDEDGIIHVSLTEPGDNDRQIAEFEIDRQANLDAADIHRMRAALRSLEVG; encoded by the coding sequence ATGAGTGCGATAGGTATCGACCTGGGGACGACGTTCTCGGCGGCGGCCGGCGTCGCGAAGAACGGGGAGCCGTACATCCTGCACAACCGGGAGGGGCACTCCACCACGCCGTCGGTCGTCTGCTTCCGGGACGACAAACCGGTCGTCGGCATGGCCGCGCGCCGGTCGGTCACCGCGGCCCCCACCGACTGCGTCGAGTTCGTGAAGCGCTACATGGGCGATCCCACCTGGCGGTTCCCGACCGCGAGCGGCGAGGAGTTCAGCGCCGAGCAGATCAGCGCGATGATTCTCAAGCGAGTGGCCGAGGACGCATCGGCGGCGCTGGGCGAGCCGGCGTCGGAAGCCGTGATCACGGTGCCGGCCTACTTCGACGACGCCCGCCGCAAAGCCACCGCCGACGCCGGCGAGATCGCCGGGCTCGACGTCCTCCGGGTGCTCAACGAGCCCACCGCGGCCGCGCTGGCGTTCGGCTACAACGCCGACCGCGAAGAGACGCTGCTCGTCTACGACCTGGGCGGCGGCACGTTCGACTGCACGGTGATGCGGATGGGGCACGGCCGTTTCGACGTGCTGGCCACCGCGGGCGACCGCAACCTCGGCGGGTTCGACTTCGACAACGCGCTGATGATCCACGTCTCCGAGCTGATGCAGAAGGCCACCGGGCTGTGGCTGCTCTCGCCCGGCCTCGACGACGGCGAGACCGAGGCCGTCCTGCGGGAGCACTGCGAGCAGGCCAAGCGGCAGCTCTCCACGCTGCCCGAGGCCAAGATCAGCATGGAGGTCGACGGCGGCGACCACATGGTGACGGTGACCAGGCCGACCTTCGAGGCCCTCACGCGGCCGCTGCTGCGCCGCACCGAGGAGATCGTCCAGGAGGTCATGGAGGAGGCCGGGATCGGCTTCGGCCGGCTGGGCAGCGTCCTCATGGTGGGCGGGTCGACCCGGATGCCGATGGTCACCACGATGGTCGAGAAAGTCACCGGCGTGCGAGCGGACCGGTCGGTGCACCCCGACGAGGCGGTCGCGCTCGGCGCCGCCGTGCTGGCCGACGTGCTGTCCAACGCGAGGCGGCACCCGGAGAGCCGTCCACGCCGGACCGTCACGGTCAACGACGTGACCTCCCAGGGCGTCGGCGTGGTGGCCAGGGCCCGGGAGAGCGGCGAGCAGGTGAACTCGATCGTCATCCCACGCAACACCCCGATCCCGTGCCAGGGGCGGCGGCGGTTCCGTACGCTCGCGGAAAATCAGCGCGAAGTGTTACTCGTGGTCACCGAGGGCGACGACACGGACCTCCGGTTCGCGACCGTCGTCGGCTCGGCCCGACTGGCCATTCCGCAGGCGCTCGGCGCGGTGGAGTTCGACATCGTCATCTCGTACGACGAGGACGGAATCATCCACGTGTCACTGACCGAACCGGGCGACAACGACAGGCAGATCGCCGAGTTCGAAATCGACCGGCAGGCCAATCTGGACGCCGCGGACATCCACCGGATGCGTGCCGCGCTCCGGAGCCTGGAGGTCGGCTGA
- a CDS encoding tetratricopeptide repeat protein, whose protein sequence is MGSPGGPLAPDGDYYALLGLEPDADETAVRQRITAERRKWRRRTTAPDIDARQEAERWMQALDAAERALLAGPPSRSAHGASSAPHAAEATEPPETPPSGDRPGPPPVAPAAREWLVRAVEQLKSGQSDLAIFTARRAVDEDPQNAYAWSVLADAAARSDDTETAQAAIERALALEPESAHLHAERGWILDRSGRPDRAVAAYRTAAELDPSRIDYRVRIVTALLRAGRVDEAVREAEDAYRARPDDGDVRTALGTSLAERAVAAQHELDDGRLVIASEAQANYVLALANRGISVRPADPAVLEDLEQQKEYARRAQRRRFSRNAFRRNWRWPIGLGLLLVSGCCCAPNIYRASQGGDLVQRSFAVGVLIVLLTFVGALLYTCYEPVYKRNAALIAETVPRRVGRGPGDRGGGKAEGRAGGGSFALEPGNPSSGADEDAEGGHRRRPRRKRSGGTP, encoded by the coding sequence GTGGGCAGCCCTGGGGGTCCGCTCGCCCCGGACGGCGACTACTACGCGCTCCTCGGCCTCGAGCCCGACGCCGACGAAACCGCGGTCCGCCAGCGCATCACCGCCGAGCGACGCAAATGGCGCCGGCGCACCACCGCCCCCGACATCGACGCGCGCCAAGAGGCGGAGCGCTGGATGCAGGCGCTGGACGCCGCCGAACGGGCGCTGCTCGCCGGCCCGCCGTCCCGGTCCGCGCACGGCGCCTCCAGCGCACCGCACGCCGCCGAGGCCACCGAGCCGCCCGAGACACCGCCGAGCGGCGACCGGCCCGGGCCGCCGCCCGTCGCACCGGCCGCTCGCGAGTGGCTGGTCCGGGCGGTCGAGCAGCTGAAGAGCGGTCAGTCCGATCTGGCGATCTTCACCGCCAGGAGGGCCGTCGACGAAGACCCGCAGAACGCGTACGCCTGGTCGGTGCTCGCCGACGCGGCAGCTCGCTCCGACGACACCGAGACCGCCCAGGCCGCGATCGAGCGGGCGCTCGCGCTCGAACCCGAGTCGGCCCACCTGCACGCCGAACGCGGCTGGATCCTCGACCGCAGCGGCCGGCCCGACCGCGCGGTCGCCGCGTACCGCACCGCGGCCGAGCTCGATCCGAGCCGGATCGACTACCGGGTCCGGATCGTCACCGCGCTCCTGCGCGCCGGTCGCGTCGACGAGGCCGTCCGCGAGGCCGAGGACGCCTACCGCGCCCGCCCCGACGACGGTGACGTCCGCACCGCGCTGGGCACGTCGCTGGCCGAACGCGCGGTCGCGGCGCAGCACGAACTGGACGACGGGCGCCTGGTCATCGCCAGCGAGGCCCAGGCCAACTACGTGCTCGCGCTGGCCAACCGGGGTATCTCGGTGCGGCCGGCCGACCCGGCCGTGCTCGAGGACCTCGAGCAGCAGAAGGAGTACGCCCGCCGCGCTCAGCGCCGCCGGTTCTCGCGCAACGCGTTCCGGCGCAACTGGCGGTGGCCGATCGGGCTGGGGCTGCTGCTGGTCTCCGGCTGCTGCTGCGCCCCGAACATCTACCGGGCCAGCCAGGGTGGGGACCTCGTCCAGCGGTCGTTCGCGGTCGGCGTCCTGATCGTCCTGCTGACGTTCGTCGGTGCGCTGCTGTACACCTGCTATGAGCCGGTCTACAAGCGCAACGCCGCGTTGATCGCCGAGACGGTGCCGCGCCGGGTGGGCCGCGGTCCCGGCGATCGGGGCGGCGGCAAAGCGGAAGGCCGGGCCGGAGGCGGTTCCTTCGCGCTGGAGCCGGGCAATCCGTCCTCGGGTGCCGACGAGGACGCCGAGGGCGGACACCGGCGCAGGCCACGGCGGAAGCGGAGCGGGGGCACGCCATGA
- the bldC gene encoding developmental transcriptional regulator BldC, translating to MATRTPESEPLLTPAEVATMFRVDPKTVTRWAKAGKLSAIRTLGGHRRYRESEVRALLAGIPQQRTGD from the coding sequence ATGGCTACCCGTACCCCCGAATCGGAGCCGCTGCTCACGCCGGCCGAGGTGGCGACCATGTTCCGGGTCGACCCGAAGACCGTCACCCGCTGGGCGAAGGCCGGCAAGCTGAGCGCGATCCGGACGCTCGGCGGCCACCGTCGCTACCGCGAGTCGGAGGTTCGGGCGCTCCTGGCCGGCATCCCGCAGCAGCGGACCGGCGACTGA